The following coding sequences lie in one Aspergillus luchuensis IFO 4308 DNA, chromosome 8, nearly complete sequence genomic window:
- a CDS encoding uncharacterized protein (COG:S;~EggNog:ENOG410PZRK;~InterPro:IPR011009), with protein sequence MIIPSNIIWFDDDDWLGLELSFPAGSTWRLTKKIKESEDIYSQSDHEDDVAISEARAVFVASRGPGAAPTTAVLKVHMQIPWWGSATKKPLIRAQQAVPETSTRGTREVEALTLLTKAGCSSTPHLIDWMKRQQTQDEWVPGGYIHFIVMEKVPGVDVSLNFDTLDRKERDELRAAFKTSFLECTACGIVNRDSGSQNLRWDAERQKCYIIDWEMHHPSRKRDEIWSDKKFISWNLARVGEDGDYDDMSTWTL encoded by the exons ATGATAATTCCCTCCAACATCATTTGgtttgatgacgatgattggTTAGGCTTAGAACTCTCTTTCCCGGCCGGCTCCACCTGGAGACTCacaaagaagatcaaggagagCGAGGACATATACTCCCAAAGTGATCATGAAGACGATGTAGCTATCTCCGAGGCTCGTGCGGTTTTTGTTGCTTCCAGAGGGCCTGGGGCGGCTCCAACGACAGCAGTACTCAAGGTTCATATGCA GATACCGTGGTGGGGAAGCGCCACCAAAAAGCCACTCATTCGGGCGCAGCAGGCTGTCCCGGAGACCTCCACAAGGGGCACGAGGGAAGTCGAAGCACTGACCCTCTTAACGAAAGCAGGTTGCTCTAGTACCCCACATCTGATCgactggatgaagaggcagcAAACTCAGGATGAATGGGTTCCGGGTGGATACATTCATTTTATTGTGATGGAGAAGGTACCGGGTGTTGATGTCTCCCTAAACTTTGACACACTGGACCGGAAAGAACGAGATGAACTGAGAGCCGCTTTCAAGACATCATTTCT GGAATGTACTGCATGCGGAATAGTGAACCGTGACAGTGGATCTCAGAATCTTCGCTGGGACGCGGAAAGGCAAAAGTG TTACATAATTGACTGGGAGATGCATCACCCGTCAAGAAAAAGGGACGAAATTTGGAGCGATAAAAAATTTATCAGTTGGAACTTAGCGAGGGTAGGGGAAGATGGTGACTACGATGACATGTCGACGTGGACTCTCTAG
- a CDS encoding uncharacterized protein (COG:Q;~EggNog:ENOG410QDST;~InterPro:IPR036291,IPR002347;~PFAM:PF08659,PF00106,PF13561;~go_process: GO:0055114 - oxidation-reduction process [Evidence IEA]) has product MSSLNFSCALVTGGGGGLGKAIASYLLEQGKKVIIAGRTESTLRETAKEIGATDYFVLDTGVTSQIPTFIESLIKKHPDLDCLINNAGVQRPLQVLKDDPTEFLTKADQEIDINIRGPMHLTLGLLEHFKSKESAMIMNVSSILAFVPFSVINPVYNGTKAWLHFWSMNLRSQLASGGFDKIKVVEVAPPSVGTDLHRDREDPDDNKKHKNPNALTVEEFMDFFKEGLERGDAVIAPGMSREFVDKWEQEFGSAYVKLTGGK; this is encoded by the coding sequence ATGTCGAGCCTGAATTTCTCCTGCGCCCTCGTCaccggcggcggaggcggccTCGGCAAAGCAATCGCCTCCTATCTCCTCGAACAGGGCAAGAAAGTCATAATAGCCGGCCGAACAGAGAGCACACTACGCGAAACAGCGAAGGAGATTGGAGCGACAGATTACTTCGTCCTGGATACGGGAGTCACCTCTCAAATACCGACATTCATCGAATCCCTGATCAAAAAGCACCCCGATCTCGACTGTTTGATCAACAACGCCGGCGTTCAGCGGCCTCTGCAAGTGCTAAAAGATGATCCAACAGAGTTCCTCACCAAGGCCGACCAGGAAATCGACATCAACATCCGAGGACCCATGCACTTGACTCTGGGGCTGTTGGAGCACTTCAAGAGTAAAGAAAGCGCTATGATCATGAACGTCTCTTCCATTCTGGCATTTGTTCCATTCTCGGTGATTAATCCTGTGTATAATGGCACGAAAGCGTGGTTGCATTTCTGGTCGATGAATCTGCGGTCGCAGTTGGCGAGCGGCGGGTTTGATAAGATTAAGGTGGTTGAGGTTGCGCCGCCGTCGGTGGGGACGGATTTGCATCGCGACCGGGAGGATCCCGATGATAATAAGAAGCATAAGAATCCTAATGCGCTCACGGTGGAGGAGTTTATGGATTTCTTCAAGGAGGGGTTGGAGCGTGGGGATGCGGTTATTGCTCCTGGTATGAGTCGCGAGTTTGTGGATAAGTGGGAACAGGAGTTTGGGTCCGCTTATGTTAAGCTTACGGGGGGTAAGTAG
- a CDS encoding MBL fold metallo-hydrolase (COG:S;~EggNog:ENOG410PI5Q;~InterPro:IPR001279,IPR036866;~PFAM:PF00753) gives MAASQSGLELPSSAETVSVSLIDTGARLDLPAEKFINPKIPGYDRLAVPSYSFLITHPSGQRLLFDLSLREDFENLAPPFGDICTNPESGWKVYSPRSVSDLLVENGILLEEINAIIWSHHHFDHTGNPSLFPGTTDLVVGPTFISRFAPGYPEKPDAPVRSSDWRGRSLREMDFDRHPGKVTIGRFKAIDWFGDGSFYLLHTPGHSPEHMCGLARVQPDSFILMGADCAHHPGEFRPTKQSPIPEIIQPSPLPSHPQYGTVCPGHIFAQLGYKPGSTDMPFFISTPDYTHDVDECCRSVNGIAEFDASDQVLVLIAHDHTMLSIFTGEEDGGIGWFFPKMPLNDWKDADLKKRGKWLFLKDFEVPSTES, from the exons ATGGCAGCTTCGCAATCAGGACTTGAGTTGCCATCCTCTGCAGAGACCGTCTCGGTTTCTCTCATTGACAC TGGTGCACGTCTTGATCTTCCCGCAGAGAAGTTCATAAACCCCAAGATTCCAGGCTATGACCGACTGGCGGTGCCATCATATTCTTTTCTGATCACTCACCCCTCCGGCCAGAGACTATTGTTCGACCTCTCTCTCCGAGAAGACTTTGAGAACCTCGCTCCGCCTTTTGGAGACATTTGCACGAACCCAGAAAGTGGATGGAAAGTCTACTCTCCCCGCAGCGTCTCTGACCTTCTCGTTGAAAATGGCATCCTGTTGGAGGAAATAAATGCTATAATCTGGTCTCATCACCATTTTGACCATACTGGTAACCCTTCATTATTCCCCGGCACTACAGACTTGGTCGTGGGGCCGACCTTCATCAGCAGATTTGCACCAGGGTACCCGGAAAAGCCAGATGCGCCAGTCAGATCATCCGACTGGAGAGGACGGTCACTGCGAGAGATGGACTTTGACCGACACCCGGGGAAGGTAACGATTGGGAGATTCAAAGCAATCGACTGGTTTGGCGATGGGAGCTTTTATCTGCTGCATACACCAGGACACAGTCCAGAACATATGTGCGGCCTCGCGAGAGTACAGCCAGATTCGTTTATCCTGATGGGAGCG GACTGTGCACACCATCCCGGTGAATTTCGACCCACCAAGCAGAGTCCTATCCCGGAGATCATTCAACCCTCCCCCTTGCCGTCTCATCCGCAGTACGGGACAGTCTGTCCTGGTCATATATTTGCCCAGCTAGGGTACAAGCCAGGAAGCACCGATATGCCTTTCTTTATATCTACTCCAGACTATACTCATGACGTTGATGAGTGCTGTCGGTCAGTAAATGGAATAGCGGAATTCGACGCTAGTGATCAGGTTCTGGTCCTTATTGCACATGACCACACCATGTTGTCCATCTTCacgggcgaggaggatggtggtatTGGCTGGTTTTTCCCGAAAATGCCGTTAAATGATTGGAAGGACGCTGATCTGAAGAAAAGGGGGAAGTGGCTGTTTTTAAAAGATTTCGAGGTCCCTTCTACTGAGAGTTGA
- a CDS encoding uncharacterized protein (COG:I;~EggNog:ENOG410PVEQ;~InterPro:IPR002018,IPR029058;~MEROPS:MER0030934;~PFAM:PF00135;~SECRETED:SignalP(1-21)), whose protein sequence is MLPKLATLVLAPALANGVAVAAEPLYKKPVNIPGYGYVQGKAAVNSSVSEYISNWENISFFGGIPFGADTSGANRWRDPQPVEAWNGTLNATEFGAICPITLSILADYAQSEDCLNLNIWTPATSPDEKLPVAIWSYGAGTAPPQTTYNGAGVADKGIIFVSYNYRNGVFGFMAHPELTETNGRNASGNWGVLDQYAAVKWVHENIAAFGGDPDHISVIGQSFGAAATYHIVNSELTADLGIVNAISESGVRSPNDPNTGVYECAYTTLDDAETMGEEIISSLNVSSIAEARAIDTTTLLDSTSTYSLEVKPVLDYYAIPSKYINTLENGAGNKVPYITGNNANEDGASATVSTTVAAYKSSLNTSYGDFAPRFWALYPADNDTQAGEQEDQIVRDMFRVSSWQYMNGFSNSADQVDTYTYYWNYGSAAHASEIVYVLNNLWAQGEDYSEEDYYVANVMSSYWANFMKTGNPNTGGSYNNGTLPAKWNANSPSKNETFLVGAVYETMDTAATERVQLILDYFAAQTPY, encoded by the coding sequence ATGCTTCCCAAGCTTGCAACTTTGGTGCTTGCGCCCGCATTGGCGAATGGCGTTGCTGTCGCGGCCGAGCCCTTGTATAAGAAGCCCGTCAACATCCCCGGTTACGGCTACGTGCAGGGAAAGGCTGCTGTCAATTCCAGCGTGTCCGAGTACATTTCCAACTGGGAGAACATCTCTTTCTTTGGAGGTATTCCTTTCGGTGCTGATACCTCGGGCGCAAACCGCTGGCGTGATCCCCAGCCTGTCGAGGCCTGGAACGGCACTCTCAATGCAACTGAATTCGGTGCCATCTGCCCTATCACTCTCTCTATCCTGGCGGATTACGCCCAGAGTGAGGATTGCCTCAACCTCAACATTTGGACCCCTGCTACCTCGCCTGACGAGAAGCTTCCTGTGGCCATCTGGAGCTATGGCGCTGGAACGGCGCCCCCGCAAACCACCTACAACGGTGCGGGTGTGGCTGACAAGGGGatcatcttcgtctcctACAATTACCGCAACGGTGTGTTTGGCTTCATGGCGCACCCAGAGCTGACCGAGACCAACGGCCGCAATGCTTCAGGGAACTGGGGTGTCCTTGACCAGTATGCAGCGGTCAAATGGGTCCACGAGAACATTGCGGCCTTTGGTGGTGACCCTGATCATATTTCCGTCATCGGCCAGTCCTTCGGCGCTGCGGCCACCTACCACATTGTCAACAGCGAGTTGACTGCTGATCTGGGTATCGTCAACGCTATCTCTGAGTCCGGTGTTCGCTCTCCCAATGACCCCAACACTGGTGTCTACGAATGCGCCTACACTACCTTGGATGATGCCGAGACCATGGGTGAGGAGATTATTTCCTCCCTTAACGTCAGCTCCATTGCCGAAGCCCGCGCCATTGACACTACTACCCTGCTCGACTCGACCAGCACCTACAGTCTGGAGGTGAAGCCTGTTCTCGACTACTACGCCATCCCATCCAAATACATCAACACCCTCGAGAACGGTGCCGGCAACAAGGTCCCCTATATTACCGGAAACAACGCCAATGAGGATGGAGCTTCCGCCACTGTCAGCACCACCGTCGCGGCATACAAGTCTAGTCTGAACACCAGCTACGGCGACTTCGCACCTCGTTTCTGGGCTCTCTACCCCGCTGATAACGACACCCAGGCTGGCGAACAGGAGGACCAGATCGTCCGTGACATGTTCCGTGTCAGTAGCTGGCAGTACATGAATGGCTTCTCCAACTCTGCCGACCAGGTCGACACCTACACCTACTACTGGAACTACGGTAGCGCTGCCCATGCCTCTGAGATTGTCTACGTCTTGAACAACCTGTGGGCCCAGGGTGAGGACTACTCCGAGGAGGACTACTACGTGGCCAATGTCATGAGCAGCTACTGGGCCAACTTCATGAAGACTGGTAACCCCAACACCGGCGGTTCCTACAACAATGGAACCCTCCCTGCCAAGTGGAATGCCAACTCTCCGTCTAAGAACGAGACTTTCTTGGTCGGTGCTGTGTACGAGACCATGGATACTGCTGCAACCGAGCGTGTCCAGTTGATCTTGGATTACTTTGCCGCCCAGACTCCTTACTAG
- a CDS encoding uncharacterized protein (COG:S;~EggNog:ENOG410PTVY), whose product MSLDEAHVSLEVKVNNNALKLLTSGIDISTPEALAKKEDCLHEFRRWNSKLKTYLAVSPHERGTIAANVLYLRRSYAKVMLSLDPTKGELAHDEFIEDYAQMLDLASRILEGLNDYSTVNSDSGSKPTKRHFSVESTVTETLFLIGVHCREPTIRERALELMRLYPRREGMCGTMLALSLGETLTGLERTACQTSPPGSCSEGPWVCADHRVTKIQCKDVSYQKVAILLRTAGEQRRGSEGKWFTFHKTW is encoded by the coding sequence ATGTCCCTCGATGAAGCACACGTCTCCCTGGAGGTCAAGGTCAACAACAACGCATTGAAGCTTCTTACAAGCGGCATTGATATATCTACACCTGAAGCGCTTGCGAAAAAGGAAGATTGTCTTCATGAGTTTCGTCGGTGGAATTCTAAACTGAAAACATATCTTGCCGTTTCACCCCATGAAAGGGGCACCATAGCCGCGAACGTTCTCTACCTACGCCGTTCTTACGCCAAAGTGATGCTGTCATTAGACCCAACGAAGGGCGAGCTCGCCCACGACGAGTTTATCGAGGATTACGCGCAGATGCTTGATCTAGCAAGCAGAATTCTCGAAGGCTTGAACGATTATTCGACAGTAAATTCCGATTCAGGTTCGAAACCAACAAAACGGCACTTCAGTGTAGAGAGTACAGTGACCGAGACCCTGTTCCTGATCGGGGTTCATTGCCGTGAACCGACAATACGGGAACGGGCGCTGGAACTCATGAGACTCTACCCACGTCGTGAAGGCATGTGCGGTACCATGTTAGCTCTGAGCCTCGGGGAGACGCTTACTGGACTCGAAAGGACAGCATGTCAGACTTCCCCACCGGGGTCGTGCAGTGAGGGACCATGGGTGTGTGCTGATCATCGGGTGACAAAGATACAATGCAAAGATGTCTCGTATCAGAAAGTTGCTATACTTCTGAGAACAGCTGGGGAGCAGAGACGGGGTTCAGAAGGAAAATGGTTCACGTTCCATAAGACATGGTAG
- a CDS encoding M20 family metallopeptidase (COG:E;~EggNog:ENOG410PM6Y;~InterPro:IPR017144,IPR002933,IPR011650,IPR017439, IPR036264;~MEROPS:MER0014418;~PFAM:PF01546,PF07687;~go_function: GO:0016787 - hydrolase activity [Evidence IEA]), with amino-acid sequence MAQQIPSYPLQSTEVINEIGKVIDDASKELRKLNLEIFNNPEIAFQEVKASKLLSDWLENRGWTVQRGVYGIETAFEARFSVKEGGRTVCFNAEYDALPNIGHACGHNLIATSALASAVAIEHMIKTHNLPGTVVVMGTPAEESQGGKWLMAQNGAWKGFDSCVMTHGMADFSTPVCCTKASWKLRAKFYGRSAHAAAGPWTGINACDAIVQAYNGFALLRQHIQKSESIQGCILEAGKVANLIPDYAEGLFSVRAKTVKEVEALRERVEGVFHGAAGATGCRVEMEWFALYEDVVTNDTLAEQYRQYMLQHLGLQPEQMVPLKEARTVHDSAGSSDFGSCSYICPGIQAFFDIKAPDLPHSIGFLETAKGDVAHTEALRAGKANALITLDVLTNDDFFQKVKDEFRAAMKEAGRLSE; translated from the exons ATGGCTCAACAGATTCCCAGCTACCCTCTTCAATCAACTGAGGTGATCAACGAAATAGGCAAGGTCATCGACGATGCTAGCAAGGAGCTACGCAAGCTGAATCTCGAG atatttaataaccCTGAGATCGCTTTTCAAGAAGTCAAAGCAAGTAAACTACTTTCTGACTGGCTCGAAAACCGCGGCTGGACCGTTCAGCGCGGTGTCTACGGGATCGAAACCGCTTTTGAAGCACGATTCTCCGTCAAAGAGGGCGGTCGAACCGTCTGCTTCAATGCAGAATATG ACGCCCTCCCCAACATCGGCCACGCCTGCGGCCACAACCTAATCGCAACCTCGGCCCTCGCCTCCGCCGTCGCCATCGAACACATGATCAAAACGCACAACCTCCCCGGCACCGTCGTCGTAATGGGTACCCCGGCGGAAGAATCCCAAGGCGGTAAATGGCTGATGGCACAAAACGGCGCATGGAAGGGCTTCGACTCCTGCGTGATGACGCACGGCATGGCAGATTTTAGCACTCCGGTATGCTGTACTAAGGCGTCATGGAAACTGCGCGCCAAGTTCTATGGCAGGTCTGCGCATGCGGCGGCGGGCCCGTGGACGGGAATAAATGCGTGCGATGCGATTGTGCAGGCGTATAATGGGTTTGCGTTGTTGAGACAGCATATCCAGAAAAGTGAGAGTATTCAGGGGTGTATCCTGGAGGCCGGAAAGGTGGCCAATTTGATCCCAGATTATGCGGAGGGATTATTTAGTGTCCGGGCTAAGACGGTTAAAGAGGTCGAGGCTttgagggagagggttgagggggtgTTTCATGGCGCGGCGGGGGCGACGGGGTGTAGAGTTGAGATGGAGTG GTTTGCACTCTACGAGGACGTGGTGACAAACGATACTCTCGCAGAGCAATACAGACAATATATGCTACAGCATTTAGGCTTACAACCAGAGCAGATGGTGCCTTTGAAAGAAGCTAGAACAGTGCATGACTCGGCAGGAAGCTC CGACTTCGGAAGCTGCTCGTACATTTGCCCGGGCATCCAAGCCTTCTTCGACATTAAAGCACCTGATCTCCCACACTCCATTGGTTTCCTCGAGACCGCAAAAGGTGATGTTGCGCATACAGAGGCGCTTCGGGCTGGAAAGGCCAATGCGCTCATTACTCTGGATGTATTGACGAATGATGATTTTTTTCAAAAGGTGAAAGATGAATTTAGGGCGGCAATGAAGGAAGCTGGACGGTTGTCTGAGTGA
- a CDS encoding uncharacterized protein (COG:G;~EggNog:ENOG410PV0B;~InterPro:IPR011701,IPR036259;~PFAM:PF07690;~TransMembrane:11 (o100-118i130-146o152-175i187-207o219-241i262-282o302-320i327-347o353-377i389-412o418-442i);~go_function: GO:0022857 - transmembrane transporter activity [Evidence IEA];~go_process: GO:0055085 - transmembrane transport [Evidence IEA]), whose amino-acid sequence MNPPVLRPSNFLLTHLRPPNCFLKSTMHTTTTEKLRSFVSCRKPSNGSEHVPPPPPDGGLQAWTQVVCMHFVFFNSWGITTSFSVFEQLYTQTLPQSASSIAWIGSVQVSLLFFMSALTGRATDAGYFRIMYPLGVLLQLVGLFTLSVCKTYWQIFLAQAVCMGLGNGLTFNPGLSVMSAYFMKNRAFAVGLAASGAATGGLIYPVLINQLLYNHQIGFGWTIRAAGLLMLITQIFGLVFFKPRLPPRTTGPLIEIGAFAEPPFIFFTLAYFFNFWGLYFAWFYLGTFARDRLGVEDTQNLVLVLNGVGIVGRIAPGIIGDRWTGRLNLLIPISISCAVLIFCWIAVSTVAGLYAFAVVYGIVGGAAQSLIPATATTMTPDLNRTGTRLGMSMSIVGFATLTGPAIQGALIATDGGRYMAAQIFAGVSILLGACAVAAARVAKVGWGMDVKA is encoded by the coding sequence ATGAACCCTCCTGTTCTGAGACCCTCTAACTTTCTGCTTACACATCTCCGCCCACCAAACTGCTTTCTCAAGTCCACAATGCATACAACTACGACAGAGAAGCTACGCAGCTTCGTATCTTGTCGAAAACCCAGCAATGGCTCAGAACACgtacctccaccaccaccagatgGAGGACTCCAAGCCTGGACCCAAGTCGTGTGCATGCACTTCGTATTCTTCAACTCCTGGGGAATTACGACCagcttctccgtcttcgaaCAGTTATATACCCAAACCTTACCGCAGTCAGCATCGTCCATCGCCTGGATCGGCAGCGTCCAGGtatctctcctcttcttcatgagCGCCCTTACTGGACGCGCAACAGACGCCGGCTACTTCAGAATCATGTACCCACTCGGGGTCCTGCTTCAGCTCGTGGGGCTCTTCACGCTCTCTGTGTGCAAAACCTACTGGCAGATATTTCTTGCTCAGGCGGTATGCATGGGTCTCGGCAATGGGCTTACATTCAACCCCGGACTTTCGGTCATGTCCGCCTACTTCATGAAAAACCGAGCCTTTGCAGTGGGCTTGGCAGCTTCTGGCGCTGCAACAGGGGGTCTGATATACCCAGTCCTCATCAACCAATTGCTATATAACCACCAGATAGGATTCGGATGGACAATCCGTGCAGCAGGGCTTCTCATGCTGATCACTCAGATCTTCGGTCTTGTTTTCTTCAAACCCCGTCTTCCCCCTCGGACAACCGGCCCCCTCATCGAAATTGGCGCATTCGCTGAACCacctttcatcttcttcacgcTAGCCTACTTTTTCAACTTCTGGGGCTTGTATTTCGCCTGGTTCTACCTTGGCACCTTTGCCCGAGACCGTCTCGGCGTCGAGGATACACAGAATCTCGTCCTCGTGTTGAATGGTGTTGGTATCGTTGGACGTATCGCGCCGGGGATTATTGGTGATCGATGGACAGGGCGATTGAACCTCTTAATCCCCATCAGTATTTCATGTGCAGTTTTGATATTCTGCTGGATAGCTGTTAGTACTGTTGCAGGGCTGTATGCATTTGCTGTTGTGTATGGGATTGTGGGCGGGGCCGCGCAATCACTCATTCCCGCCACGGCAACGACCATGACGCCGGATCTCAATCGCACTGGTACAAGGCTTGGAATGTCCATGAGTATTGTGGGATTTGCGACGCTGACTGGGCCAGCTATTCAAGGGGCGTTGATCGCTACTGATGGAGGTAGGTATATGGCGGCTCAAATTTTCGCGGGTGTGAGCATTCTGCTGGGTGCGTGTGCGGTTGCGGCGGCGCGGGTGGCTAAGGTTGGGTGGGGAATGGATGTGAAGGCGTGA